CGGTCAGCGTCTCCGCCGAGTACAGGGTGCCGGCGAGATGCCCGCCAGTGACGAACGACAGGAGTGCGCTGATCCGCGTGACCCACTGGAGCTTCGAGACGACCCCACCGAACGCCTCGGGGGAGAGCTCACCGTCGATCGCGAGCGGAAGCACTGCCGCGGCGACGAACAGAACCGATCCAGCCCACAGCGCCGCGAAGGCGGTGTGGACGGTGTACATCGCAGTATCTACAACCATACGAGGTCCGCGTCCGGGACCATCTTATAAGCCATCGTCTCGGAACCGCCCCGCGGCGCTTTTATGCGACGGTTCGCATCGTTCGGTATGGACCTCCGGGACGCGTTCGGCCCGAGCGGCGTCGTCTCGATCGTCGGAGCGGGCGGGAAGAAATCGACGCTGTACGCGCTCGCCTCGGAGTTGGAGCGCGCCGTCGTCACCGCGACGGTCCGAATTCCCGTCTTCGACGATCGAGTCGAGCGGCTCGTGGTCACAGGCGACCCCGCGCGAACCGTCCGGACGAACGACGCGTGGCCCCTCGGCGTCGTTCCCGGACGTGACGACGACCGCGAGCGGTACCTCGGATACGATCTCGAAACAGTCGACGTGCTTGCGTCGGCGACCGACGCGCCCATTTTGCTCAAAGCTGACGGAGCGCGAACCCGGTGGCTCAAAGCGCCCAACGACGACGAGCCGCAGATCCCGTCGACGACCGACCTCGTGATTCCGGTCGCGAGCGCTCGAGTCGTTGGGGAGTCACTCGACGCGCGGCGCGTCCATCGCCCCGAGCGCGTCGCGGCGATCACCGGACGAACGGTCGGTGAGTCGGTTCGTGCTGAGGATCTGGTCACGGTGTTGACGCACGATCGAGGCGGTCTGAAACACGTTCCGTCGGACGCTCGGGTCGTCCCGCTGATAAACATGGTCGACGATGAGACGCTGGTATCGACGGGGCGTGAGGTCGCTACCGAGCTTCTCTCGCACCCACGGATCGACCGGGTCGTACTCGGACGGATGGATCGAGGACGAGCGGTCGATGTCGTCGAATAGCCGGACGTGCGGCTACGACAGCCGACCGTCGGCCCACATGACGTCTTCGGGGGTGTCGACGCTGTCGAAACTGTCGAGTGAGCCGTATTCGAGCAGTTCATCGCGAGCGACGACCACTCGGTCGAGCGACGAAATCGGCTCGATGATCCGCGGATTTTCGTGCTGTAACGCTCGGTCACACGCTTCGACGGCCGGTTCTGCCCGATACACGGCGTGGAGCGGCTCGAACCACTCATCCGGCCGCGGGATGGCCACGTCGTGTCCGGTCGCACGCTCGAAGAGGTGCGTGATGAGGTCGGGATCGAGAAACGGCATGTCGGCGGCGACGACGACGGCGTACTCGGTTTCGACGGCTTCGAGCCCCCGCTCGATACCGGCGACGGGGCCGCGGTCGGGAACGTCGTCCACGGCGAATCGCGTCTCTACGTCGAGTCCGTCGAGCGCCTCGGCGATCGCTTCGCGCTGGTCGTCGCGACAATTGACGATCAGTTCGTCGGTCACCGCGGCCAGCCGATCCGCGACGCGTCGTATCAACGGTGTGCCGGCGACGCTCACGACCGTCTTTTCAGGTTCGCCCATTCGCACCGACCGTCCGCCGGCGACGATTACGCCACTCCGTCGAGTCATGATCCGTCTGCTCCGGCTTCGTCGGCTTCGATCGGATCGATCCGCACGCTCGCGATCTTGTACTCGGGGATCCCGCTCGTCGGATCGTACCGCTCGCCGGTCAGCGTGTTGACCGCTCCGTCTGCGAAGTGCATCGGGACGAAGACGACGCCCTCCCCGGGGCGATCCGTGACGGTTGCTCGCACGTCGATGTGCCCGCGCTCGGATTCGACGCGGACCGTCTCGCCGTCGTCGATGCCCAACGCCTCCGCCGTCTCGGGGTGGATCTCGACGAAGCTCTCGGGAGCGTGGTCCGTGATCTCCTCGACGCGACGGGTGAGCGTCCCCGTGTGGAAGTGATACAGCAGCCGCCCCGTCGTCAGCGTCAGCGGGTACTCCTCGTCGGGGAGTTCGCCCGGTTCGCCCATGTCGGCGGGGACGAACCGCGCCTTCCCGTCGGGGAAGTTGAAGCCGTCCCCGTAGAGGAACCGCGTCCCCGGATGATCCGCGTCCGGACAGGGCCGCTGAATCCCGCCCTCGCGCTCGATCCGTTCGTGGCTCATTCCGCCGTAGATCGGCGTGAGGTCGGTCAGCTCGTCGAATATCTCCGTCGGATTCCGATAGTCCCAACGATCGCCGTCGTGGTCGATCCGGTCGGCGAGCGACTGGAGGATCTCCCAGTCCTGCCGCGCGCCTCCCGGCGGGTCGAGCGCCTTGCCGACCCGCTGGACCCGTCGCTCGGTGTTGGTGAACGTCCCCGATTTCTCCGCGAACGCGGCGGCCGGTAGGACGACGTCGGCGTGTTCAGCCGTCTCGGTCATGAACAGGTCCTGCACGACGAGGAAGTCGGTCGTGTCGAGCGCCTCACGGGCGTGCGTGATATCGGGCTCCGAGAGCGCCGGATTCTCGCCCATCACGTAGAGGGCGCGAACGTCGCCGTCGTGGATCGCTTCGAACGTCTCCGTGACCTTCAGACCGACCTCGTCCGGCGGTCGAACGCCCCACGCGTCCTCGAACCGATCCAGCGCCGCCTCGTCGGTCACGTCCTGGTACCCGGGCAGTGTGTTCGGCAGCGTTCCCATGTCCCCGCCGCCGCCCTGGACGTTATTGTGCCCGCGGAACGGCGAGAGGCCGGCGTTTGGCTTCCCGACGTTGCCCGTGAGCAACGCGAGGTTCGCCATCGCCCGGACGTTGTTCGTGCCGTGAGAGTGCTGTGTGAGCCCCATTGCCCACCCGAAGACGACCGAACCTGCGGTCGCGATCCGTTCCGCGGCCTCGGTCAGTTCGTCGGCCGGAATCTCGGTCAGTTCCTCGACCGCTTCAGGCGTGAACGGCTCGACTTTCGATCGGAGCGCGTCGAAGTCGCGGACGTTCGCCTCGACGAACTCGGCGTCGTGAAGGCCTTCCTCGATGATGTGGCGAGCCATCCCGTTCATCCAGGCGATGTCGTAGCCGGGCTTCGGTCGCAGGTACTGGTCGGCGTGCTCGGCGATCCCGACCTTCCGCGGATCGACGACGACGAGCTCCGCGCCGTCGCGGACGTTCCGTTTCACCTTCGTCGCCAACACGGGGTGTGATTCCGTCGTGTTCGTCCCAGAGAACAGGTAGCAGTCGGCGTTCGAGACGTCCTCGATGCTGTTGGACATCGCGCCGTAGCCGACGGTACCGAGGAGCGCCGCCACCGTCGAGGAGTGACACAGCCGCGCGCAGTTGTCGATGTTCTTCGTCCCGAGCACCGCGCGGGCGAACTTCTGCATTAGGTAGTCCTCCTCGTTCGTGCACTTCGAGGAGGCGAAGCAGGCGATCGAGTCGGGACCGTAGTCGTCTCGCGCCCCTTCGAGTTCCGACGCCACCCTGTCGAGTGCTTCAGCCCACGATGCCTCGCGGAAGCCGTCGCCGTCGCGTATCAGCGGCGTGTCGAGCCGGTCGTCCCGCTCGATGAACCCGTAGCCGAACTTCCCCTTCACGCAGGTCGAGAAGTCATTTGCGGGGGCGGCGTCGGGATCGGTCGCCCGCACTCCGAGAACCCGCTCGTCGTCGCTGTAGAGTTCGAACCGACAGCCGACCGCACAGTACCCGCAGGTCGTCTCGGTCCGATCGAGTCGGTGCAGCCTGGCGTCGCCGACACGCTTTGCGATCCCGAAGAGGATCCCCTCCGAAAAGACATCGGCGGCGACGCTCTCGGCGGCGTGTTCGCCCGTTTTGACGGCGCGATCGCCGGCTGCGCGGGCGATCGATCCCACGGTGTCTTTCGCTCGGTGCATGAATCCCGCGACGCCGGTAGGGGCCGGCTCGCCGGCCTCGGCGTCTCGCTTTCGATCCCGCTCGGACCGCAGTTCGCTTCCGACTGAATTTCGCTGCGTAAATCCCGGCAGCGGCAGCGTCGTCGCGTCGACGAGTCCGTCTTCGACGAGGCTGCCGGTCGGACACACCGTGGCGCAGTGCCCACAGGAGACACACTCCGAATCGGCCATCGTCTCGGCGTCGGTCTGAAAGCCGATCCGCGTGTCCTCCCCCGAACCTTCGAGGCGAAGGACGCCCTCGACCTGCACGTCGTTGCAGGCGTCGACGCAGCGGTTACAGAGGATACACTTGTTGCGGTCAATGTAGATCGCGGCCGTCGCGTCGAGCGGTTCGTACGCGTCGCGGTCGTCGAAGACGCCGTATCTGGGGTGTGAGACGCCCGCCTCGATCGCCGTGTCCTGCAGTTCGCATCGCCCGTTCTTCCCGCAAGTCGTACAGCGGAGGTTGTGATCCGAGAGGACGAGATCGAGGTTGACCGACCGCGCCTCCGCGGCCGCCGGGGCTTCGGTGTCGACGACCGCGCCGTCCGTCGCCGGGGTCGAACAGGCCGCGACGATACCCTCGCCGTCGAGGTGGACGACGCAGGTTCGGCAGGTCGATCGCGGGCCGATCTCCTCGGCGGCCTCGGTGTTGCGGTCGTAGTGACAGAGCGCGGGCACGTCTCGTCCGGCGGTTTCGATCGCATCCAGCAGCGTCGCATCCGACGGGACGACGACCGTCTCGCCGTCGACGGTGAGCGTGACCGGGGCGTCGGCTCCCGGACGCCGGTCGTCCCGGCGCTCGGGCCGCGGCGGGTCGGATGCGGTCCCCGACCGGAACGTCTCCGTCAGCGGCGTTCCCGAGCGGGAGTCGTTGAGTTCCGGAACGCCCGGCATCGGCGCGTCGACTGGCTCGTCGGCGCTCATCTGAACCCCTCACAGGATCCCGTCGGACAGCGTCCCTCGGCGTGGGCTCGAAACTCCGGTTCGAAGGCGTCCAGGGCCGTTCGAATGGGGCGAGCGGCCGCCGCCCCGAACGCGCAGAGGCTCGTCGTCCGCATGACGCGGGCGAGCGTCCGCAGTCCGTCGGCGTCGAAGTCGCCGTCGTAGATCTCACGGAGCGCACCGTGCAGTTGCTTCGAGCCCTCCCGACAGGGAACACACCGCCCGCAGTTCTCCTCGCGGGCGAACGCCGCGCGCTCCCCGACCGTCGCGACGACACAGTCGTCGGGGGCGAGGACCTCGATGACGCCCTCCGTTCCGAGGTCCGCGGCCTCGAGCGCCGGTGCGCTCGCCGGAACGTCGAGCGTCTCCGTCACGCCGCCGAAGCGGCCGCCGATCACGTACCGATCACCGTCCGTCTCGACGGCGTCCAGCGCGTCGGAAAGTGGACAATTCGACGATAGTTCGACCGCCGCGGGCGTCGACACGGCACCTCGAACCGTGAACAGCCGAGTATCGCTGACCGAGGCGGTGTCGTCCGCCAGCAGCGCGCGGATCTGTAACAGCGTCCGCGGCGTGTGGACGATCGTCGGCCGACCGTATAGGCCCCATTTCTCGGGCCCCGGCGGCCGCCGTCTGGCTTCGATTCGGTCGCTCCCCTCCAGCGCTTCGAGCGCCATCGTCGGCTCGCCGACGCGGAAGGACGCCGGCGCGGTCCGAATCGTGACCTCGGATTCGACGGCGTCGAGGGGCTCACTCGCTCCGTCGCTCGCGAGGGCGACGACGTCCGGCGCGCCGACGGCGTCGGCGACGATCGACGCGGCGTCCAGAACGTGTCCGGCCGCCCCTTGACACAATAGTTCGTCCGCGGGGGCGTCCGTATCGGCCGCGTGTACCACGACGACCGGGTCGCCCGACGCGTTCCGAGCGCGTTCCCACAGATCTGAGACGGACGCATCCCGTGCTCCGTCCGCGCGTCCGCGTCCGAGAAGCCCCGCCGCGGTGACTCGCGAGCGGATCGTGTCTGGTTCGTGCTCGTCGGCG
This genomic window from Natronomonas salsuginis contains:
- a CDS encoding NADH-ubiquinone oxidoreductase-F iron-sulfur binding region domain-containing protein, producing MSVTGDDSAPTIRVSADTPDRTVVLEAAEAAAEGTVSVLSVGPTGSPSSLGLCTIDGTTAFHATPTPEEAFDLVTALAAGDVSTDAADAVVEHDPEIKTLPVPDSGPLSVGTRQILGPCGWIAPTETPRPTADEHEPDTIRSRVTAAGLLGRGRADGARDASVSDLWERARNASGDPVVVVHAADTDAPADELLCQGAAGHVLDAASIVADAVGAPDVVALASDGASEPLDAVESEVTIRTAPASFRVGEPTMALEALEGSDRIEARRRPPGPEKWGLYGRPTIVHTPRTLLQIRALLADDTASVSDTRLFTVRGAVSTPAAVELSSNCPLSDALDAVETDGDRYVIGGRFGGVTETLDVPASAPALEAADLGTEGVIEVLAPDDCVVATVGERAAFAREENCGRCVPCREGSKQLHGALREIYDGDFDADGLRTLARVMRTTSLCAFGAAAARPIRTALDAFEPEFRAHAEGRCPTGSCEGFR
- a CDS encoding transporter, giving the protein MVVDTAMYTVHTAFAALWAGSVLFVAAAVLPLAIDGELSPEAFGGVVSKLQWVTRISALLSFVTGGHLAGTLYSAETLTGTPSGYLVLTMLALWLGLAALVEIGSAKANRGVAEKKIREPARNARPFYRLAALFAVGLLVVAGLLGSPAPLF
- the fdhF gene encoding formate dehydrogenase subunit alpha codes for the protein MSADEPVDAPMPGVPELNDSRSGTPLTETFRSGTASDPPRPERRDDRRPGADAPVTLTVDGETVVVPSDATLLDAIETAGRDVPALCHYDRNTEAAEEIGPRSTCRTCVVHLDGEGIVAACSTPATDGAVVDTEAPAAAEARSVNLDLVLSDHNLRCTTCGKNGRCELQDTAIEAGVSHPRYGVFDDRDAYEPLDATAAIYIDRNKCILCNRCVDACNDVQVEGVLRLEGSGEDTRIGFQTDAETMADSECVSCGHCATVCPTGSLVEDGLVDATTLPLPGFTQRNSVGSELRSERDRKRDAEAGEPAPTGVAGFMHRAKDTVGSIARAAGDRAVKTGEHAAESVAADVFSEGILFGIAKRVGDARLHRLDRTETTCGYCAVGCRFELYSDDERVLGVRATDPDAAPANDFSTCVKGKFGYGFIERDDRLDTPLIRDGDGFREASWAEALDRVASELEGARDDYGPDSIACFASSKCTNEEDYLMQKFARAVLGTKNIDNCARLCHSSTVAALLGTVGYGAMSNSIEDVSNADCYLFSGTNTTESHPVLATKVKRNVRDGAELVVVDPRKVGIAEHADQYLRPKPGYDIAWMNGMARHIIEEGLHDAEFVEANVRDFDALRSKVEPFTPEAVEELTEIPADELTEAAERIATAGSVVFGWAMGLTQHSHGTNNVRAMANLALLTGNVGKPNAGLSPFRGHNNVQGGGGDMGTLPNTLPGYQDVTDEAALDRFEDAWGVRPPDEVGLKVTETFEAIHDGDVRALYVMGENPALSEPDITHAREALDTTDFLVVQDLFMTETAEHADVVLPAAAFAEKSGTFTNTERRVQRVGKALDPPGGARQDWEILQSLADRIDHDGDRWDYRNPTEIFDELTDLTPIYGGMSHERIEREGGIQRPCPDADHPGTRFLYGDGFNFPDGKARFVPADMGEPGELPDEEYPLTLTTGRLLYHFHTGTLTRRVEEITDHAPESFVEIHPETAEALGIDDGETVRVESERGHIDVRATVTDRPGEGVVFVPMHFADGAVNTLTGERYDPTSGIPEYKIASVRIDPIEADEAGADGS
- the mobA gene encoding molybdenum cofactor guanylyltransferase, giving the protein MTRRSGVIVAGGRSVRMGEPEKTVVSVAGTPLIRRVADRLAAVTDELIVNCRDDQREAIAEALDGLDVETRFAVDDVPDRGPVAGIERGLEAVETEYAVVVAADMPFLDPDLITHLFERATGHDVAIPRPDEWFEPLHAVYRAEPAVEACDRALQHENPRIIEPISSLDRVVVARDELLEYGSLDSFDSVDTPEDVMWADGRLS
- the yqeC gene encoding selenium cofactor biosynthesis protein YqeC, with protein sequence MDLRDAFGPSGVVSIVGAGGKKSTLYALASELERAVVTATVRIPVFDDRVERLVVTGDPARTVRTNDAWPLGVVPGRDDDRERYLGYDLETVDVLASATDAPILLKADGARTRWLKAPNDDEPQIPSTTDLVIPVASARVVGESLDARRVHRPERVAAITGRTVGESVRAEDLVTVLTHDRGGLKHVPSDARVVPLINMVDDETLVSTGREVATELLSHPRIDRVVLGRMDRGRAVDVVE